From the Chlorogloeopsis sp. ULAP01 genome, the window CCCAATACCATCGCACCATCACGCTGGTAGTGCATTACCGGACATTTTGGCTGATTGACAGGTAATTGCTGATAGTTGGCACCGATCCGATAGCGGTGAGCATCGGGATAGGACATAATCCGAGCTTGCAATACCTTATCGGGAGAGAAGCTGATGCCGGGAACGACGTTAGAAGGAGAAAACGCCGCCTGCTCAACTTCGGCAAAGTAGTTTTGAGGATTGCGATTGAGTTCGAGAATACCTACGTCAATCAAGGGATATTCTGAATGCTTCCAAACTTTTGTCAAGTCAAAGGGATTATCTTGATGCCGTGCCGCCTGTTCTTGTGTCATTACCTGAATGCAGACTCGCCAACGCGGATAGTTTCCTTGCTTGATCGCCTCAAATAAATCACGGGTGGCATGATCGGGATCCTCACCCTTAACTCGAATTGCTTCTTCTGCTGTAAAGTTTTCAATGCCTTGGATGGTTTTGAAATGGAATTTGCACCACACCCGTTCTCCTTGGGCATTAATCAAGCTGAATGTATGGCTGCCATAACCGTTCATGTGCCGATGGGTTTTAGGAGTGCCGCGATCGGAAAATAGAATTGTAACCTGATGTAGAGACTCTGGGCTAAGTGACCAAAAATCCCACATGGCGTTGGCATCTTTACAATTTGTCTGCGGATTGCGCTTTTGCGTGTGGATAAAATCAGGGAATTTGAGCGGATCGCGGATAAAGAAGACTGGTGTATTATTACCTGTCAAATCCCAGTTACCTTCTTCTGTATAGAATTTGACTGCAAAGCCTCTGGGATCGCGTTCAGCATCGGCTGAACCTTTTTCGCCTCCTACCGTAGAGAACCTGAGAAGAACTGGGGTTTGCTTGCCAATTTCTGAAAAAACTTTGGCTTTACTGTAGCGAGTAATGTCGTGAGTAACGGTGAATGTGCCAAATGCGGCGGCTCCTTTCGCATGCACAACACGCTCAGGAATTCGTTCTCGGTTGAAGTGAGCTAACTTCTCCATTAAATGAAAATCCTGCATTAACACAGGGCCACGATCACCTGCTGTTAAAGAGTTCTGGTTATCTGCAACTGGAATACCATCGGCGGTTGTCAATGTTTTGGGATCAGCCATAGTGGGCAATTTCTCCATAAGTTTAATAAAACGTTGCAATATTTATCTGTTCGGTAGTTCGCGCTTGAACTCATAAACAGTCAATTTATTCATAGTCGTTATGACTTTGTTTCTATAACGTAGTCAAAACGACTATGGATTAGTAGGGTTTTAGCAGAGATTGTAACAAATTTTAATATTTACTCAATTCTTGAGAATGAGCCAGCGTAATTAGTATGTACGTCCTCAACAGATGTGGCGCAAAACAATATGAAAGGTTTAAGAAGGTTTAAGAAAATCTAGCGATCGCACGTACGGGCGCTGTTTGCATAAGTACG encodes:
- a CDS encoding catalase — encoded protein: MADPKTLTTADGIPVADNQNSLTAGDRGPVLMQDFHLMEKLAHFNRERIPERVVHAKGAAAFGTFTVTHDITRYSKAKVFSEIGKQTPVLLRFSTVGGEKGSADAERDPRGFAVKFYTEEGNWDLTGNNTPVFFIRDPLKFPDFIHTQKRNPQTNCKDANAMWDFWSLSPESLHQVTILFSDRGTPKTHRHMNGYGSHTFSLINAQGERVWCKFHFKTIQGIENFTAEEAIRVKGEDPDHATRDLFEAIKQGNYPRWRVCIQVMTQEQAARHQDNPFDLTKVWKHSEYPLIDVGILELNRNPQNYFAEVEQAAFSPSNVVPGISFSPDKVLQARIMSYPDAHRYRIGANYQQLPVNQPKCPVMHYQRDGAMVLGNNGGNAPNYEPNSYENAPKQNCAYAEPALDLGNVKVDRYDHRAGNDDYTQAGDLYRLMTPDQQERLIQNIVGSLSQARHDLQMRQLCHFFRADVNYGSRVAEGLGIAIDPSMFPKSAQPVAR